In one Arachis duranensis cultivar V14167 chromosome 9, aradu.V14167.gnm2.J7QH, whole genome shotgun sequence genomic region, the following are encoded:
- the LOC107466770 gene encoding uncharacterized protein LOC107466770 yields MDIAKKNSVQKRPSKKYKGTRRKHIMRDERYNGSKNDTIGGGLSGIGTSLGGTSGSVGPTIEELDSDYDKPYDYESEAFNSPVSSEDEGRTAYDAFNEETEYGEVEFKVGQTFTTMEAFKSALKNYFVYEGKDVMYLKNEKQRVKTLFNEHNCGRNFSSNLADRQWVTSKLVKRLLTQPDMKPKQAMEYMIEDYNIQLSGKMISRALKAAREEVIGDEGAQYGKIRDYLMELHRTNPGSTARLDVIPQPESLPLFDRLYISLDACKKGFIEGCRPLIGLDGCFLKGYYGGQLLSAVGQDGNNHFFVIAYAVVPNECKDTWKWFLTQLQHDLALKDIFPRAFHRNCVLHIWKNFIKQFKDQQTKQLVWDCARCTTQIEFKAAMEKLKQISVPAWEYLDRFDPAAWSKAFFSPGPKVDNITNNMCEVWNAKILHTGVSQY; encoded by the exons ATGGACATAGCTAAGAAAAATTCTGTCCAAAAAAGGCCTTCTAAGAAGTATAAGGGCACTAGAAGAAAACATATTATGAGAGATGAAAGGTATAATGGAAGTAAGAATGACACTATAGGTGGTGGTTTAAGTGGCATTGGAACTAGTTTGGGTGGCACATCCGGGAGTGTTGGGCCAACTATTGAGGAATTGGATTCGGATTATGACAAGCCATATGATTATGAAAGTGAAGCTTTCAACAGCCCAGTGTCATCTGAGGATGAAGGGAGGACTGCATATGATGCCTTTAATGAAGAAACTGAGTACGGGGAGGTTGAATTTAAAGTTGGACAAACCTTCACTACAATGGAAGCATTCAAGAGTGCGCTGaagaattattttgtatatgaGGGTAAAGATGTTATGTATCTGAAGAATGAGAAGCAGAGG GTAAAAACTTTGTTCAATGAGCATAATTGTGGGAGGAATTTCAGCAGCAACCTTGCTGATAGGCAGTGGGTAACTTCAAAGTTAGTTAAGAGGCTTCTTACTCAGCCAGACATGAAGCCAAAGCAAGCTATGGAATACATGATCGAAGACTACAACATCCAACTGAGTGGTAAAATGATAAGCAGGGCACTTAAGGCAGCTAGGGAGGAGGTAATTGGCGACGAAGGAGCACAATATGGTAAGATTAGGGATTACCTGATGGAACTGCATAGGACAAACCCTGGTTCAACTGCAAGATTAGACGTGATACCTCAGCCAGAGTCTCTCCCTTTGTTTGATAGACTATATATAAGCTTGGATGCTTGCAAGAAGGGCTTTATAGAAGGATGCAGGCCTTTGATTGGATTAGACGGTTGTTTTCTTAAGGGCTATTATGGCGGTCAGCTACTATCTGCAGTGGGTCAAGATGGCAATAACCATTTCTTTGTTATTGCATATGCAGTTGTGCCGAATGAGTGTAAGGACACTTGGAAATGGTTCTTAACACAACTTCAGCATGACTTAG CCTTAAAGGACATATTTCCAAGGGCTTTTCATAGGAACTGCGTATTACACATTTGGAAGAATTTCATCAAGCAATTTAAGGACCAACAGACCAAGCAACTTGTATGGGATTGTGCACGTTGCACCACACAAATTGAGTTCAAGGCAGCTATGGAAAAGCTGAAACAGATCAGTGTTCCAGCTTGGGAATATCTTGATAGGTTTGATCCAGCTGCTTGGTCAAAGGCGTTTTTTAGTCCCGGACCCAAGGTTGACAATATCACCAATAATATGTGTGAAGTTTGGAATGCTAAGATATTGCATACAGGGGTAAGCCAATACTGA